GCATCAGTGGAAAACAAGGTATTACCATAGCTGTTTATCTGCTTGCTGCTATGCGAATTGTTTTGTGTTTATTCCCCCAGAATGCTTGGACAAGTGCAAATGCACCTTTGTCATGGGGAATTTACAGAAATATTCCCTTTGCTCTCCTGGGGCTACTTATTATTGTTTTGTTTTATAAAAGTGCAAAAGAACACAATGACAAATCTTTCCGCTTTATGTGGCTTACCATTGTATTAAGCTTTGTTTTTTATATTCCCGTAGTGTTGTGGGCAGATGTAAACCCACTGATTGGTATGCTTATGATTCCAAAAACTTGCGCCTATGTTTGGACGGTGTGGATTGGATACAGTGATATGAGAAAGTGTGTAAAATAATGAAAAAATTCTTGCCTCACGTAGCCCCAAAGTACCTGTTGTTGATTGCCGGTATTGTATGGATGGTTGCCGGTGGAAATATTCTTAAAATCGGTTTTGCCAACTTCATATCAAACTGGCACGAACATCTGATATATGTATTTGAAGTTCTGTTTGTATTTTTGGCATTTATAGGGCTAATATTTTACCGTTTAGTAAAAAAGCATCATCTTCGTATATCGCAGATTGAGGAAAAAAAGGTTCCCTTCTATCAGTTTTTTGATGGAAAAAGTTATTTGATTATGATATGTATGATTACAGGTGGATTACTGATTCGAAATGCACATATTCTACCTGCTATTGCAATCGGTGTTTTATATTGTGGCATAGGCTTATCGTTAGAATGTGCAGGGGTTTTATTCCTAAAAAAATTTGTATCTACAACTAAAAATAATTATGAAAGAGGATTGATTATGAAAAAATACATCAATATTTCGTTTATTTACGCAATTGCTGCGATTGCCTGCGGTGTATTTTATCGGGAGTTTACAAAATTTCTTAGCTTTTCTGGTAAAACAACTTTAGCGTTTACCCATCTACACTTTTTTGTTTTGGGTACAATCATGTTTTTGCTGATCGCCATTTTAAGCTGTATCACCAACTTAACCGAGCAAAAACAATTTAGCCGTTTTATGCTGCTTTACAACATAGGGTTACCTTTTATGGTAACGATGTTTTTTGTAAGAGGTATTACTCAAGTGCTTGGCACAGAACTTTCAAAAGGTGCTTCCGCAGCGATTTCCGGTGTTTCAGGTATTGCACATATTATCATGACAGTTGCCATTGTTATACTGTTTTTGTCACTTAAAAAGAGTCAAGTTGTGAGTAATGCGATAAAATAAGCAACCCCCCCGTAAACACACATCCGCAGCCACTGAATAATATCTGACTCCCCAAGCAGAGTAGAGCCGCTACACTTCAACTTTGGTGCAGCGGCTCTTGCTTTTACATCCCCAAAATAGTCCAGAGTATTCTTGCAAAAGGACGGTGAACGGATTTTTGTTTTCTTGCAGAAGGCGACTTGTAATATATGGTTTCTTGTGATATGCTAAAAAAAAGTAAATATTTTATACGGGATTTTACACCGTTAATCCTGCCGATAGGCTTGATTATATAAATTTATTTTAGGAGATTGCTGTTTGAAAAATACCAACAACTTGGAGATTGTAGGCTAACCGGGAGGTTTGCGAAATACGATCTCGCCCAAGCCTCCCAATCATTGCAAGTCAACAATTTTTAGGAGGAAAAACAATGAATACAAATGACTATATTATCCGTTTGGAAACACCTGCTGATTATCAGGAGGTGGAAAACTTAATACGAGAGGCATTTTGGAATGTTTATCGTCCGGGATGCTTGGAACACTATGTACTGCACTGTTATCGTGACAGAAAGGATTTTGTGCCGGAACTTGATTTCGTAATGGAAAAGGACGGCAAAATCATTGGTCACATTATGTTTGTGCACGCAAAAATACAAACCGACAACAGTAAGGAACTGCCCATTATGACCTTCGGACCTATCAGCATAGCACCGCAGTATAAGCGACAAGGCTATGGAAAGGCACTGCTTGATTATGCCATGGAACAGGCAAAGTCATTGGGATGCGGCGCCCTTTGTATGGAAGGAAATATTGACTTTTATGGAAAGTCTGGTTTTGTGGTGGCTTCTACAAAAGGGATTCATTATTATGCAGAGCCGAAAGATGCTCAGGTTCCATATTTTCTGCTTAAGGAGCTGAAACAGGGCTTCTTAGATGGAATTTCGGGAACCTACCATACACCCGACGGATATTTTGTGGACGAAAAAGAAGCGGAGCTATTCGACGCCCATTTTCCGCCGAAAACAAAATTAAAGCTGCCCGGTCAGCTGGTATAAATCTAAAACAATTACGAAAGCCGATGAACTGGTGTTCATCGGCTTTCACTTTTACTACATCCCCAAAATCGTCCAGTCAATACTTGCATAAAGACGGTGAACGGATTCTTACTTTCATATTACTTGCTCTTTCTATTGTTCATGATTTTAGAGTTGAAGCCCTCACTTTAATATGGTAAAATTATTCTATATACCTACCGAGTAAAACTTTTTTTATACGGTAATGCGAAAATTTAACGCTTGGTGAGCGAATTTATATATGATAAGTTAATTTAGCAATACACAGGGAGGCATTCCTTTTGGAATTTAACGAAAAGCTACAACAACTTAGAACTGGAAAAAATTTAACGCAGGAACAACTTGCGGAGCAATTATATGTATCAAGAACAGCGATTTCAAAATGGGAAAGTGGCAAGGGATACCCTAACATCGAATCATTAAAATGTATCTCCAAATTCTTTTCCGTTTCGATTGATGAACTATTATCGGGAGAAGAACTGATTACCATTGCTGAAACAGAAAATAGCTCAAATCTTAAAAAGATTTATAGTATACTTTTTGGGATACTGGATGTAATGGTAATTGCATTTATTATTTTGCCGCTTTATGGAAACCCTGTTGGAGGTTATATATATTCCGTCAACCTCCTTTCATTTACTGCCACTACACCGATGAATCTTGTAATCTATTGGATTGTTTTTGTCGCTTTGATGGGTATTGGTATTGCTAAACTTTTATTCATTCGTTTTGAAAAGAAGTCGTGTGGCAATATTTCTACGAAAGTATCTATCGTACTTAGCTTTGTAGCTATTCTATTCTTCGCTGCAGCCAAGGAGCCGTATGTGATAGCACTTCTGTTTTTGCTATTTGTTATAAAAATGTTTTTATTGATGAAGCAAGGAAAAATTAAATAAAAAGCTCTATAAATCCTTGAAAATAGGCTCTGACACGATAAGTGTCAGGGCTTTTTTCTATTGTGACGGTAGGTTTCTTGTCTTTTTTAGCTTCGGAAATGATAATTGAATTGCGGTAAAACAAACCACAACTAACAGAAAGGATGATTGTATATGGAATATGCTATTGAAACAGAAAATCTTACAAAACAATACGGAACAGCTACCGTTGTTGATAACATCAATATTCATGTGCCAAAAGGTAAAATCTACGGTTTGCTCGGCAGAAATGGAGCAGGAAAAACTACCGCAATGAAAATGATGTTACAGTTAGTTTCCCCAACAGGAGGAACTGTTAGATTATTCGACACAGATTATAAAGAACACACCCGTACTCTTTATAGAAAAATAGGGTCTATTATAGAAACGCCAGGTTTCTATAATAATTTGACAGGATATGAAAATTTGCAAATCCTCGTCAAACTGAGAGGACAGCTCAGTAAAAAATCGGTACAGGAAGCACTTCGTGTTGTTGGATTAGATAAGGAAACGAGCAAAGTGTTTGCCGACTATTCACTTGGAATGAAGCAGCGTCTTGGTATTGCAGCAGCAATTATGCACGAACCTGAACTATTGATACTTGACGAACCGATTAACGGACTTGACCCAATTGGCATCTCTGAAATCCGCTCGTATCTGTCTGAGTTAAGTCACAAGAAAGGTACTACTATTTTCATTTCAAGTCATGTTTTAAGTGAAATCGAACAGATTGCGGATATTATCGGTGTTATGCATGAGGGACGCTTGATTGAGGAGGTTTACATAGCAGAACTTCACAAGCGCAACCTCAGACATATGGAATTTGATTTATCTGACGTAAAAAAAGCCGCAAAAATATTAGAAAATCACTATCAGATCACAGACTATTCTATACAGGGTAATACAATAAAAATTTATGATTTCACTCATAACTCAGGGGAAATAAACAAAGCTTTCGTAGAGAATGAGCTGTTGGTAACAAAGATAAATGTGGACGAGGAAAACTTGGAGGATTATTTTTCTGAATTGATTGGAGGTGGCAGCATTGCTTAATCTTATTTCGTGTGAATTATCAAAACTAAAGCGTTCAAAAATGGTGCTTATTAGTATTTTAGGTGTTATGTCTATACCGTTTATGATGCTTATAGAATCGTTACAGGCTCATTTCAAACGTCCAGACCTTGTCTTTACTCTGTCAGATATTTACAGCGATAGCATACTGTATATTATGCTGTTGGCAAACATCATGATTTATGTAGCAATTACCGCTTACTTATTCAGTCGGGAATATGCAGAAAATACGCTAAAGACTATATTGCCAATCCCTGTTTCAAGAACAAAGTTGATGGCTGCTAAGTTTTGTACCCTGTTTATCTGGACTTCTGTCCTTACTATTGTAACTTGGGCAGGCATCTTGATTTTATCTGGGATGTATCATATTGTGTTTGGAATGGAAGGTTATAGCTTACTTGTTGCAATCAACTGGCTTCCAAAGTATTTTTTTAGCAATATGCTCATGTTTTTAACTGTTTCCCCTTTTGCTTTTATCGCACAAAAAACAAAGGGATTTGTTGCATCTATGATTGCTTCGGCGGTTATCGTTATGGGCAGTGCAGCTCTTTCTAATCACGAATGGGGAGCATTATATCCATGGACAGCTACTTTCTTTTTGATAGAAGGTCGAATTGAAAGCACGGGCTATCCTATGGTATTATCGGTTGCTATTATCCTTTTGGTATCAGTAATTGGATTTTATATGACCTTTCACTATTTTAAGAAGGAGGATTTGAAATAATGGCACTTAATTTTATAGAAATTCTGAAAGTTATATCTCTTGGTGTTGTAGAGGGAATTACAGAATGGCTACCTATCAGTAGTACAGGACATATGCTTCTTGTGGACGAGTTTTTTACTCTTAACATGAGCGAAACATTTAAGGAAATGTTTTTTGTTGTTATTCAACTTGGGGCAATCCTTGCAGTCGTCATTATGTTTTGGAACAAAATGTTTGCGTTTCAATTTAAGGATAAATCGCAGCCTATCATAAAAAAAGATATCTTTTCACTTTGGTTTAAGGTAGTGGTGGCTTGTGTACCTTCAGCTATCATGGGATTTTTATTTGATGACTATTTGGATGCTCATCTCCATACTCCAATTGTAATTGCAATAATGTTAATTATATATGGTGTGTTGTTTATTCTCATTGAGAACTGGAATAAAAACAGAACCCCTACTACTGTGGCACTTTCTGACATCAGCTATAAAACAGCACTCTTGATTGGGGCATTTCAAGTGTTATCGCTCATTCCGGGTACATCACGTTCGGGTGCGACGATTATAGGTGCTTTGCTGATAGGTGTATTAAGGGTAGCGGCAGCGGAATTTACATTCTTCCTTGCTGTACCAACCATGCTTGGGGCAAGTGCCTTTAAGCTGTTAAAATTCGGATTTAATTTTACAAGTGCAGAACTTCTCGCTCTCGTTATTGGTATGGTTGTTGCATTTATAGTGTCTGTCTTTGTTATTAAATTCCTAATGAACTTTATCAAAAAGCATGATTTCAAGGTGTTTGGTTGGTATCGAATTGTGCTTGGAATTGTTGTACTGTTGTACTTTATAGTGATATAGGTTATGAGCAATTTCACGGAACTTATAGAAATAGTTCTACTAAATGAAATCTTACTAATTATGCAGCAAGGCACTGTACTATTTGTTTTAGTGCAGTGCCTTTACCCTCTATATTCCCAAAATAGTCCAGATATAGAGCGGAGATGTCAGGGTGAACACGAGACAGGCAAGTATCTGTAAGCTGAGCAAATAGAGAGCCAGTAAGCTCTTTTCTATCTTTAAACACTAGCTTATCTATACCTTGAAAAATTGCAAATTTAATAGAGTGCTTGCATTGGCCTGAAACAAGTAATCCCATATTATTGTAAATATCATCAGACGAAAAAATGCCTAAATTTTTCATTCGAACTTCCGCACCGTCTCCACATGCGGTATAACATCACTCTTAAAAATTTAACAAATGAAAGTTATTTTATGAACCTTATAACAAAAATTCTCCCTATAAAGTAACCTTCGAAAAATGCCTTTTATTATTTTTCCCTTTTATATGCACTAATTATATTTAAAGCCATTAGAGAAGCAATATATATCGGTATCATAATTAATAATATTGCATAAAAATCTCGTGTAGCATTATAGGATGAAGTAGTAAATCCTTTAATAATCAGCTGACCCAATAAATAAGATACTGGTAATAAGAAAATCTTCTTCATAAAACTATTCACTTTTCTATTACGATTGAATAGAAGAATGATAAATCCAAAGATTAAAGCCAATATCATGGCAATGCGTGAATAATAAGATAAAAATAGTCTTGGCAATGTAATCACTCCACCCCTTGAGTTAATATTTTTACCATAAATCAGTTTATCTTCACTTCCATCTGTCTGATAATAATACACAGAAACAACATTTTCCCCATTCGGATTTATAATAGTGTTATTCACATTAGATTTTTTTATATTTCTATTCCATATGCTATTCCATGTGGTTATGTGATAAACATAACCAGTGTTACCATCTGTCGGATAACTACTGATATCATATCCATATACTGTATCATCAAATGTAGCGAGTACTGACCCATTACCAATTTCATTAATTGCTACACTTCCTTCACTATATGGAATATACTCTGGTGCAGTCAAAAAAGCAGTTGTTATAACAAGAACTATAATTAAAAACATCATTGAAAATATTGCTGTTTGTATTTTTTTCTTGCGCAATGTAGACTTTATATTTAATAAAGGAGTGATATTAGTATCTATTGGTATTTTATTAAAAGTCTTCATCTCATCAAGATAAACCTTGCATTCCTGACACTGTTCAATATGTTCTTCAATCATAGCACGTGAGTCATTACTTACCATATTTTCTACATATAAAGGTAAAATATCTTTAATAACATTACATGTAATTTTCATCAATTATCCCTCATTTCTTCTCTGATCTTATTTTTGGCTCTGTGAAAAGTGACACAAGCCCAGTTATCTGTTTTCCCAAACAAATTCCCAATCTGCTTAAAACTAAGTTCCCCGAAAACGCGAAGAGAAAAAACTTCCTTATACGGTTCAGATAAATCATGGATAATTTCATGGATTTTCATTGACTCCTCAGATGAATAAACTGATTTCTCTACATCATTATCATCTTCTATTTCAGGTACTGAATCCAAATTAACTAAATTTTTGTTTTTTCTCACATATGAATAATATGAGTTTTTTGCTATTTGAAATAACCATACCTTGATATCGCAATTTCCTTTAAAGTTATCAATTGAGTTTATTGCCTTAAAAAATGTTTCAGATGTTAAATCATCCGCTATATATTTATCTTTAGATAAACTATATATAAATAAATAAACATCCTTAAAGTAACTATTAAAAATTGCCTCAAGCTCTGTCACTTTTTCACCTCCTATCTATAAGACGCATGGGACTTGATAATCTTACAAAAATTTTTTTAAAAATCTCAAAGCTTTTAAAACCTTGAGATTTTAAATATCAATATTTTTTCTGTTTTGCTAAATAATTATCTTTGATCTAGAAGGCAAACAGTCTCTGTATGCCTTGAGTGTGCAATAATGATGACCACGACACCTAATACTCCCTTGGTGTCAGTATATGTTTCATTTTTGATTAATAGATATATCAATTATTGCATGGCAATCTAATAGCGTGGGTTTAATCTCATGTATTGGCAAACCTCTACTCACTATACATGGTGAAAATCACAACCTCAGGTCTTGTAAAAATTCTTGGCACATGGGAAAAAGTGCCTATTCCGCTGGTTATAAATACGGGGACATCGTCTGCTGAACAGGCAAACCCATAAGCAAAACGCGTACCGTAATCTGTTATTGGCAAGCTTCCGTATAGCAAGTAAAACGGATAACCAAAAAAAGTAATTTGCCCAGCATGGGTATGACCGGAAAGTATTAAATCAATTCCATCTGTAGATTGCAACATTGACAAGTCCGGACTGTGTGAAAGGAGCAAAACAAAATCGTTTGTATGTGCGTTTGCAATAGCCTCTTTTATGTTAGGATTTCTGTTATACATATCTTGGACACCTGCCAAATAAAAGCCTTCTCTTATACACCTGCCACTATTATCCAACGGCTTTATCCCATATTCTTTTTTTGCCTTGAAAACTTTCTTGTAGTCATCATGATTTCCTTCCACACCGAAAATTCCGTCTGTTGTACTTATTTGAGCTATTTCTCTCACAGTTCCTTGATAATGATTGTTCTCCATTAAAAAATCTCCGCCTAATAACAGCAAATCCAAATCTCTGTCATTTAACTCTGTTGCTACTTTCCGCATATTTTCTTCTGTTATAGCATGCATGTCTGACATAAAAGCGATGCGATAACCATCTAACTCAGGCGGCCAATTTTCCGAACGAAACTCAATTTCCACATATCGGATTATCTTACTTAGCGTAAGCCCATGTGCAATATGTATAACTGGAATAAATGTAATAATAAGACCAATTACTACTACAAATTTGAATTTCCTGTTTCTCGTTTTATGATTTGCGAAATACATACCCAACAGTGCTCCTATTCCTCCACATAATATGGTAAAAATTAATAACGTTTTTTCGCTTATGCACCGCTTGCCTTTTACTGCTTTTCGTTTGTCTGTCACATACAGGAAAAATGTAAAAGTATTTGTCAATAAGAGAAACATGAAAAAAAACTTTATTATGCCGATATAAAAAATCAGGTTTATTATTAATTGCAATTTCTCTTCTCCCCCATAATTTAAACTTCATCTGTTAAAAAACATGTCTGTACAATATATAAATCTATTTATTCCTTTTTTAATCTTAATATTAATATCTGCCTTTCATTATTTTCAGAAATAAATTTGCTAATGACATAATTTTCAAACATATTACGGAACAACATAAAAGCTTGGTCAGAAAAGCCATTTTGGATTAATGTAAAAACAGCTAAATAAGTTTGTAAAGATTTATTTGACAAAAGCTGTAATACCTTACATTTGTATTGATTATTAATCAAATCTTCCTTATACCATATACTTTTTATATGATTACGATAATTTATATTCTCTGTCAAATACTTTTCATACTCAGATTCACATTGACTAATAAAAAAATTAAGTGTATCTTTAGGAATTCCATATTTCAATTTTTTATATGTGACTCAAAAAATTCTTCTGTACCCATTTCAGAAAGTTTTTCTTCAAATTTCTCTTGTGAACTACAATTTTTAGAAGTATTATTACATAATGCTTCTAAACAAATATTTTTTAATAAATCTTTTTCCATTTTATTTACTTTGCCTTTCTATATGCTAAGAATAAACATGGGGGTCAGGCTTGACAAATCGACAAACTAATCTCATCAATCTCTTCTCCAACATTGTATCTACTTATTATCTTAGATATTCCTGATTAAACGTATTAGCCATTCTCACAACAAAATTCCATTGGCGCTCCATATAGGTTTTCAATTGGCTTGTACTTTGCTGATAATCGGCATATATCATTTCCAGATTATCAAAATGATCTGCGATTGCACAAGCAGCGCAATAGCCACTTTCCATTCCTGCGGAAATACCCTCTCCCATTGGATTCAGGAACCCGGCAATCTCTCCTGCAAATAGTACTCGACCAAGACCATAATCAACATGACAGCCGGGGCCAATATGTGGCATCAACCATTTTTCAGCTCTTATTTGCTTATCAATTCGTAGGTGGTGATGAGCTTTCATGTAGGCGATAAACCGTTCATAGAAAAACCCAATTTTCCCCATATCTTTGACCGATACACCCAGTACTAAAAGATTGTCTTTTACGTTAAACCATGCGTCATACTCTGATAACTCCGGCTGCAAATACGCATAGAAATAGTGAGGATCTAAATCTATGTTTCCTTCGTTGAATGTCTGAAATGTAGTGATATATTTCGGGCTGCCTTTAATAATTTTCCGCTTTAACGCTCCTACAACACCCTCACAGTCCAAAACGTATTTTGCTTCCTCAGTATAGGTTGCTTTACCGTGTAAAGTGACCTCCACAGAACTATTTTTTTCTTCGCAGGAAAGAGCGGTTGTGCAATCCCTGATTTCCGCACCGCTTTCTTTTGCTTTTGTTGCAAGCCAGTTGTCAAAAGAACTGCGCCAGACATTAAGTCCTTCTTGCTCAAAGCGAAACTCTTTCCCTTTGTCATCTGTAAAGATCATTCCCCGGTTTTCAATCGGTTCACACATAGACAATGCCGGGATATCTTCGCCAAAATAGAGGTTTACCAAATCCATTGTTTTTTTGATCAAAATCCCGGAACAGGATTTATATCTTGGCATTTTCAACTTCTCTACAACCAAAATCTTATATCCTTTTTCGGATAGAATTTTTGCGGCGGTACTGCCGGTTGGTCCCGCACCAATAATTATTATATCGTACATTCTCTTTTCACCTCCGTATAATCATTTTAAGCCTCTTATTAATTCCTATTTATCGCTATAATAAACAATTGTTAGTCCATATTTTTTACTATTGAACATTTTCCTACTTTTACGACGCATTATAAGAATATCATAATATCCCCTGACACATAAAATTTTTGAATTTTATCTTTGAAAATCCGAATGTCATCTATAAAACACCCCAAAATACAGGGTCAAAAAATGCACTTTTTTGGTCCAGTTTTTGCCCGTTTTTTGCTCCAAAACCACTACATATGGTGGTTGAGCTTCCTCATTTGCCCTCCGCACCACATTTCGTCATCATTATTATCGTTTCAATGTGCCTTGAGATGACAATAAAGATGTCATTTGGACCTGATATCCCCTTGACCGGGTACCTCTTTTCCTTAGTCCAGATTAACAATAGCCTTTATTCTTCTTACCCCCGATGATGAACTTTGCTCCTTTATGACTTTAAAATAACCCAGTTCAGATGTATTAGAAACATGAGGTCCTCCACAGATTTCTAATGAATATCCTGGAATCTCATAGACTTTAACAATATCTTCATATTTACCTTCGAAGACTCCTAAAGCTCCACTTTTTTTAGCATCATCTAAATTCATTTCCATATATTTAACCTCAAGATTCTCTTGGATCGCTTTATTAACCAGACTTTCAACTTGATCTATTTCTTCTTTCAATAACTTTCTATCAAAAGAGAAATCAAATCTTAACCGCTCAGAGTTTATATGGCTACCTTTTTGATAAACTTGGTTCCCTAGAACTTTCCGTAATGCACTATTAAGTAGATGAGTAGCTGTGTGTAGTCTAACACTGTTACTGTTATGTTCTGCCAGGCCTCCTTTGAATTTTCCAGCAGCTCCGCTTCTAGATTTATTCTGATGCTCTTCAAACTTTGTTTTAAAACCTTCTATATCAACAAGTATTTCTTTTTCTTGTGCTAGTTCAAGAGTAAACTCAATGGGAAATCCATAAGTATCATATAATCTAAATGCTAGCTCTGAACTCAAATATTCACCAGCTTTTATTTGATCAAAATACTTATTTGCCACTTTCAATCCACTTTGCAAAGTCTTGGTGAATTTGATATATTCCTTACTTAGTTCTTCAATTATATAATTTTTACAGGATTGGACTTCTGGATATGCTACATTATACATTTCAATAACTTTTTCAGCTAATTCAAGCATAATGTTCTCTTCAATACCTAATTTATATATCATCCGTATTGTACGTCGAATAAGTCGTCTAAGTATATACCCCTGCTCAGAGTTTGTTGGAACTATCTTTTGCGGATCAGCGAGAATAAATACAGAAGCTCTAATATGCTCACATATAATTCTGAAGCTATTTTTATTAATTTTGTCGTAACTAACTCCACTTAGTTCTTCTAATCTCTTAATCAGTGGCCTAAACAAATCTGTTTCATATACATTTTGGAGATTATTTGCTAGAATCAGTAACCGTTCAAAGCCTAATCCTACATCTATATTTTTTTGCTCTAGCTCAGTCAGATTTCCTTCTTTGTCTTTGTAGTATGTCATGAAAACATTATTACCTAATTCAATATATTTACCACAATTACAAGCAGGTCCACAATTTTCACTACAATCGTGTGTATCATTTACATAAAACATTTCTGAATCAGGACCACATGGCCCTGTTTCACCTGCCGGTCCCCACCAATTTTCATCATCACCGTAATAAAAGATTTGATTACTACTTAGACCTAACTCAAGCCAAGTCTCTACCGCTTCCGCGTCATAAGGTACAATCTCATTTCCCTTATAAACCGTCACTGCTAATTTTGAAGAAGGTATTCCAATTTGCGCTGTAAGAAATTCATAGCTCATAGAAATAGCTTCTTTTTTGAAATAATCACCTAAGGACCAATTACCCAGCATCTCGAAAATAGTTAAGTGATAATCATCACCTACCTCCTCAATATCTCCTGTTCTTACACATCTTTGCACATTCACAAGGCGTTTTCCTAATGGATGTTCTTGTCCTAAAAGATAAGGAATAAGTGGTTGCATGCCAGCGGTTGTATATAATACACTAGCATCATTTTCAGGAGCTAACGATGTGGCTGTGACTACTTCATGTCTCCTTTTTTTGTAGTATGATACGTAGAGTTCTCTCAATTCATTCGCTTTCATAATCCTCTTCCTTTCTTAAAAATAATATAAAAAACCCTAAGCTTTCAAAGCTTAGGGCGAATTCTTAATCCGTGGTACCACCTAAATTCAGAGATTAACTCTGCACTCATAAAGTACGGGTAAATGATAATACCGATACTATATCCTATGATAACGGTGGATCTCCGTTGAAGCCTACTCATTATTTCAGTTCAAAGCTCCAAGACTGCTTCAATATATGGATTGTGAAGATTCGCACCAACCATCTTCTCTCTGAACAATACCTATATATTTACTATTTCTCTTCTTCGCCTTTATTATTAATTCCAATAATTATACTACTAAAGTTTTTCTTTGTCAAATGTTAAATTCTACTTACTCTGCACATGAGGTGTAAAATCTGCAAAGTTCATACTCGCATAATCTATGCTATGCACAATATAATCATCTATATATTTCTGTGAAATTAACCACACATAGTTGTGAGAGTTATAGTTAGAGCAAGCCAATACATAGTCAATATTGGAAGAAGATTTTACTAAAGTTAAAAACTCTTTGCTCATTGCTAATATTACAGGTTGTGGTTTTTCATCATAAACGACTGTACCTAACGGAGAAGTATCCTCAATCAAAAACATTTTAATAACTTTTTCATTTGAAATCATATTTTTGCTTTTCAGATTGGTTATGTATTCATCAAGTTTTGGATAATGGTTTTAAAAGCATTTGAAACATTGGCTATATAGTTAGAATATGAACTAACACCTTTTATAGTATCATGTAAATATACTCCCTCTTGATTATTGGGAATTTTATCAAATTTTCTTTCAACCCTTGCCTGTTCTTG
Above is a window of Sedimentibacter sp. MB35-C1 DNA encoding:
- the bcrD gene encoding bacitracin resistance undecaprenyl-diphosphatase BcrD — encoded protein: MALNFIEILKVISLGVVEGITEWLPISSTGHMLLVDEFFTLNMSETFKEMFFVVIQLGAILAVVIMFWNKMFAFQFKDKSQPIIKKDIFSLWFKVVVACVPSAIMGFLFDDYLDAHLHTPIVIAIMLIIYGVLFILIENWNKNRTPTTVALSDISYKTALLIGAFQVLSLIPGTSRSGATIIGALLIGVLRVAAAEFTFFLAVPTMLGASAFKLLKFGFNFTSAELLALVIGMVVAFIVSVFVIKFLMNFIKKHDFKVFGWYRIVLGIVVLLYFIVI
- a CDS encoding ATP-binding cassette domain-containing protein, with the protein product MEYAIETENLTKQYGTATVVDNINIHVPKGKIYGLLGRNGAGKTTAMKMMLQLVSPTGGTVRLFDTDYKEHTRTLYRKIGSIIETPGFYNNLTGYENLQILVKLRGQLSKKSVQEALRVVGLDKETSKVFADYSLGMKQRLGIAAAIMHEPELLILDEPINGLDPIGISEIRSYLSELSHKKGTTIFISSHVLSEIEQIADIIGVMHEGRLIEEVYIAELHKRNLRHMEFDLSDVKKAAKILENHYQITDYSIQGNTIKIYDFTHNSGEINKAFVENELLVTKINVDEENLEDYFSELIGGGSIA
- a CDS encoding DUF2871 domain-containing protein yields the protein MKKFLPHVAPKYLLLIAGIVWMVAGGNILKIGFANFISNWHEHLIYVFEVLFVFLAFIGLIFYRLVKKHHLRISQIEEKKVPFYQFFDGKSYLIMICMITGGLLIRNAHILPAIAIGVLYCGIGLSLECAGVLFLKKFVSTTKNNYERGLIMKKYINISFIYAIAAIACGVFYREFTKFLSFSGKTTLAFTHLHFFVLGTIMFLLIAILSCITNLTEQKQFSRFMLLYNIGLPFMVTMFFVRGITQVLGTELSKGASAAISGVSGIAHIIMTVAIVILFLSLKKSQVVSNAIK
- a CDS encoding ABC transporter permease; amino-acid sequence: MLNLISCELSKLKRSKMVLISILGVMSIPFMMLIESLQAHFKRPDLVFTLSDIYSDSILYIMLLANIMIYVAITAYLFSREYAENTLKTILPIPVSRTKLMAAKFCTLFIWTSVLTIVTWAGILILSGMYHIVFGMEGYSLLVAINWLPKYFFSNMLMFLTVSPFAFIAQKTKGFVASMIASAVIVMGSAALSNHEWGALYPWTATFFLIEGRIESTGYPMVLSVAIILLVSVIGFYMTFHYFKKEDLK
- a CDS encoding GNAT family N-acetyltransferase, producing MNTNDYIIRLETPADYQEVENLIREAFWNVYRPGCLEHYVLHCYRDRKDFVPELDFVMEKDGKIIGHIMFVHAKIQTDNSKELPIMTFGPISIAPQYKRQGYGKALLDYAMEQAKSLGCGALCMEGNIDFYGKSGFVVASTKGIHYYAEPKDAQVPYFLLKELKQGFLDGISGTYHTPDGYFVDEKEAELFDAHFPPKTKLKLPGQLV
- a CDS encoding helix-turn-helix domain-containing protein, producing the protein MEFNEKLQQLRTGKNLTQEQLAEQLYVSRTAISKWESGKGYPNIESLKCISKFFSVSIDELLSGEELITIAETENSSNLKKIYSILFGILDVMVIAFIILPLYGNPVGGYIYSVNLLSFTATTPMNLVIYWIVFVALMGIGIAKLLFIRFEKKSCGNISTKVSIVLSFVAILFFAAAKEPYVIALLFLLFVIKMFLLMKQGKIK
- a CDS encoding zf-HC2 domain-containing protein, producing the protein MKITCNVIKDILPLYVENMVSNDSRAMIEEHIEQCQECKVYLDEMKTFNKIPIDTNITPLLNIKSTLRKKKIQTAIFSMMFLIIVLVITTAFLTAPEYIPYSEGSVAINEIGNGSVLATFDDTVYGYDISSYPTDGNTGYVYHITTWNSIWNRNIKKSNVNNTIINPNGENVVSVYYYQTDGSEDKLIYGKNINSRGGVITLPRLFLSYYSRIAMILALIFGFIILLFNRNRKVNSFMKKIFLLPVSYLLGQLIIKGFTTSSYNATRDFYAILLIMIPIYIASLMALNIISAYKREK